DNA from Polaribacter sp. NJDZ03:
TAGTTTTAAAAATTTCTGGAGCGTAATACAATACTACGTTTATACCCACAAATTGTTGAAAAATAGAAAGTAAAACTCCAATGATAATTACTAGCCAACCAAAAGATAAAAGGTTTCCTGATGTTTTTTCATTCATAGAATCTTGTATTTCTGCAAAAACTCTATTACCTTCTTCTTTACCATTTACTTTAATTAAAACATCTAAAGCTTCTGTTGGTTTGTTTCGTAATACTAAAGATCTTGGTGTGTCTGGAACAAAAAATAAAAGTCCTAAAAATAAGCCCGCAGGTATTACTTCTGAAGCAAACATCCATCTCCAACCAACTTCATTTAACCAAGCATCAGAACCACCACCTCTAGAAATAAAATAGTTCACAAAATAAACTACCATAAAACCTCCAACAATTGCTAATTGATTAAAAGAAACCAATTTACCTCTACTTTTTGCAGGAGCAATTTCTGCGATGTATAACGGAGACAACATAGATGCTAAACCTACTCCAATACCTCCAATAATTCTATACACAATAAAAATTGTAGAATATGTATGATCTAATTCTCCTAAAGTTCCAATAAACATTTCTGGCATTGCAGAACCTAAAGCTGAAATTAAAAATAAAATAGCGGCTAAGATTAACCCTTTTTTTCTTCCTAGTTTTTTACTAACTAACCCTCCAAAGATTCCACCAATAATGCAACCAATTAATGCACTTGATACTAAAAATCCTTTAAAAGCACTTGCTGCTGTTTCTGATAATCCTTTTGGAATTACAAAAAAACTATCTAGAGATCCTACAGTTCCTGAAATTACACCGGTATCATAACCAAATAGTAAACCGCCTAAAGTGGCCACTAATGTTAATTTAATAAGATATCCTGAATTAGTTGATTTCACCATAGTTTTCTAGAAGTTAGTTTTTTTAAAGTCTTTTTTTTTAAAACTGAGTTTTAGTAAAAAACCTTTCATATTGTTAAATATGAAAGGTCTCTTTATTCTTATATATATTGATTGATAATATTCTCAAACAATTCTTGCTTACCACTTTGTAATGTTAATTCCCCATTTTCATGAGCAATGTTGTATAAATCTTTAAGATCTAATTTACCAGCTTCAAAGTCTTTTCCTTTTCCTGCATCAAAAGAATTATATCTTTTTTCTCTTAAAGAGTTGTAAGCAGAAGAAGTTAAAATTTTGTCTGCAGTTAACAATGCTCTAGCAAATGTATCTGCTCCACCAATATGTGCATGAAAAACATCATCCATATCTGTAGAGTTTCTTCTAATTTTTGCATCAAAATTAACTCCACCACCTTGTAAGCCTCCAGCTTCAATTAACACTAACATTGCTTCTGTAGCTTCTTGAATGTTGTTTGGAAATTGATCTGTATCCCAACCGTTTTGGTAATCTCCTCTGTTTGCATCAATACTTCCTAACATTCCTGCTTTAGCAGCAACTGCCATTTCGTGTTGCATTGTGTGTTGTGCTAACGTTGCATGGTTTACCTCAATATTCAATTTAAAATCTTGGTCTAAACCATACTCTTTTAAGAATCCAATTGCTGTTGCAGAATCAAAATCATATTGATGTTTTGTTGGCTCCATTGGTTTTGGCTCAATAAAGAAAGTTCCTTTAAAACCTTGTGCTCTTGCATAATCTCTTGCTACGGTTAAGAATTGTCCCATGTGGTCAATTTCACGTCCCATATCTGTGTTTAATAAAGACATGTAACCTTCTCTTCCTCCCCAAAAAACGTAATTTTCTCCGCCTAATTTAATAGTTGCATCTAAAGCTAATTTTACTTGCCCACCTGCTCTTGCAAGTACGTTAAAATCTGGATTTGTAGCAGCACCATTCATATAACGTGGATTAGAAAAACAGTTTGCTGTTCCCCATAATAATTTTACGCCACTTTCTGCTTGCTTACCTTTAATGTAATCTGTAATAGTATCTAATCTTTTTTCTGATTCTGCAAAAGTTCCTGCTTCTTGCACTAAATCGTAATCATGAAAACAGAAATAATCGAAACCTATTTTATTGATAAATTCAAAAGCAGCATCTGCTTTGTCTTTTGCAGCTTGAATAGGGTCTGTAGATTGATCCCAAGGAAAGTTTTGTGTTCCTGGTCCAAAAGGGTCTCCTCCTTGCCCACAGAATGTATGCCAATATGCTATTGAAAACTTAAACCATTCACTCATTGTTTTTCCTGCAACCATTTGGTTTGGGTTGTAGTATTTAAATGCTAATGGATTGTCTGACTCTTTACCTTCGAATTGAATTTTGTTAATTCCTTTAAAATATTCCTTATTCGCCATCTTTAAATGTTATTTAATTGTTTATTCGTGTTATTATGTTATTCGGTTATGTTTGGTAAGCACTACCTTTTTAGGTAACGCCCAAAATTATATTTTTTTATTGATTTTTCAAAACGAGTTCTAATTCTTTTTTCCAATTTTTATAAGCCTCTAAATAAGGCTCTTTATCTTTAAAAGGCATAAAGGTCATTACATGATCATTGTCCATAATTATTTTTCCAAAAGACTCAAAATCACCTTTGTGTAAATTTGCAGCTCTTGCCGCTCCAATAGCTCCGGTTGTATTAAATATTTCTATTTCTTGCTCTATTAAAGTTGCTACCGTATTTGCAAATATATCTGAACGGAATAAATTATCATTTCCTGCTCTAATTACGCTTGGCTTAATTCCGTCTGACTTTAAAATCTCCATACCGTACACAAAAGAGAACGCAATACCCTCTAAAGCAGCTCTACACATGTGCCCTTTATGATGGTTATTTAAATTCATGTTTACAATACGAGTACCAATTTCTGTGTTATTTAGCATACGCTCTGCTCCATTACCAAAAGGAATTAAACAAACACCATCTGAACCTACAGGAATTTCTGAGGCCAAATTATTCATCTCTTCGTAAGAATCTACGGCTAAATTATTTAACAACCAACGGTACTGAATTCCTGCACCATTTATACACAACAATTTACCAATTCTTGCTGCTGCTCCTTTTTGATAATTTACGTGTGCAAAATTGTTTACTCTAGAGCTTTCTTTTGCAGATAAACTATCGGTAATAGCATATACCACTCCAGATGTTCCTCCTGTTGCACCAACTTCTCCTGGGTTAAATACATTTAAAGATAGCGCGTTGTTTGGTTGATCTCCTGCTCTATAATAAATTGGAGTTCCTGCTGCAAGACCACTTTCTAGTTCTCCTTTTTCATCTACTAAAGACTGAACACCAAATGTATCTACAATATCTGGTACTAAAGACTTGTCAATTCCATAATGCTCTAAAAGAAAATCTGCAATAGTATCATTCTTAAAGTCCCAAAAAATCCCTTCTGACAACCCTGAAATAGTGGTATTTATTTTGTTTGAAAATTTATAAGCAATATAATCTCCTGGCAACATAAATTTATGAACCTGATTATAAATATCTGGCTCATTATCTTTAACCCATTTTAATTTTGAAGCTGTAAAATTTGCTGGTGAATTTAATAAATGAGAAGCACATTTTTCTTCTCCAATTTCAGAAAAAGCGGTATTACCTGTTTCAACAGCTCTACTATCACACCAAATAATACTTTTACGAAGTGGATTTCCTTTTTTATCTACTAAAACCAAACCGTGCATTTGATAAGAAATACCAATACCTTTAATTTGGGTTCTACTTATATTATATTCTTTTTTTAGCTTGGTAATTGCGTTGCAAATGTGCAGCCACCAATCATTTGGTTTTTGCTCTGCCCAACCATTTTTTTGAGCAAACATGCCCATCTCTTCTTTAGGCTCTTGCACAACTCCTAAACTTTTTCCCGTTTCTACTTCTACCAAAGCCGCTTTTATAGAAGAACTCCCAATGTCTAATCCTAAATAATACAAACCTTCTTGTTTTAAGTTAAAAAAAATGGCCTAACACAGTGTATAAATCCTAAGCCTTTTATCAAGTAATAAAAATACTTTTAAACCCCATAAGTAAATAACAAAAAACGTGCATGATGTATTATAGAATATGCAAATTGCCCTATTAATAAAAAGAAAGCTTAGATTACCTCTTACAATAGATAGGAATTAGTTTAAAAACCCAAAAATACTAAACCAAATATTTACGCAAACTTTAAAACCATAATATTTCAATTTTATATTAATTTTATTTGCAATACGCTCTTATTTTAATCCTTCCAGTAAAATATTTTTAACTTTTCTGAGAAGGTGGTTTTGAACATGCAGATATGTTACAGAAACTAATTACTTGCTAAAATAAAAAAAAGATATTTAGAATTCTTCAAATACAAATTCTAAGCGATATCTAAATACTAAAAAATTATGCCTAGACCTAATTTTGGTAATACACAAACTTAAAATTCAATAGCAAATCACACTGCTAAAATTTTTGCAGCACTCAATAAAAATAAAAAACTTTTTTTACTGATTTAAAAACCTAAACCATGTACTTTTTTAGCTTATTACGGATCAACACAAAAAGTTGTGGAGTAAAATAAAAAGGAAGAACTTTGACTTTTAAATTACTTCTATTTTGGATACTTCAATTGAGCTTATTAAATTATTACTACCAGAAATACTTGTTAACTATTTTAAACTTACCAAACACGAAGTTAAAAATGAAGAACTCCATTTCTATTTCACTGAGTTAAACACAATTCCTGAAGAATTTAAAACACTTAAATTAAGCTCTAAAGGATTTTTTCCAGAAGCCACTATTCAAGATTTTCCTATTCGAGGTAAAAACGTTTTTCTACATGTTATTAGAAGGCGTTGGATTGATGATAATTCTAAAAAATTAGTGATAAGAGATTGGCAGTTAGTAGCAAAAGGCACTAGAATTACTAGTGAATTTGCTGCTTTTTTAAAACAAATCAGTCTGTAATAATGCTACAAGTACATCTGTTGTAGCAACCTTTTACGGAGTAAGCCCTAGAAACTTACAGAGACAATACAAAGATTATTTAAGTGATTTTAAGCAATGGAACCAAAAACCACATGCTGAACAATGGTTGCTTTTTCCTGAAAATACTGGAAGCTATCTTTCCATAGATGAAACAGCATTTTCTAATGGAGATTTATATACTATCGTGACTAATAAAAATGCGAATGGAAAAAAAGGTGCTTTACTGGCCATGATTAAAGGCACTAAAGCAGAAGATGTTATTAGAATCCTTAATAAAATCTCTTTAAAACAACGAAAAAAAGTAAAAGAAGTAACCTTAGACATGGCAGCAAACATGGGGTTAATCGTTAAAAAATCATTTCCAAAAGCAGTACTAGTTATAGATCGATTTCATGTGCAAAAATTAGCTTTAGATGCTTTGCAAGAAATTAGAATTAAACATCGTTGGGAAGCAATAGATAAAGATAACGACGCCATAGAAAATGCTAGAAACAACTCCTTAAAATATGTTCCTAAACTACTACCAAATGGAGATACTCTAAAACAATTATTAGCTAGAAGTAGATACCTATTGTATAAATCTAGTAACAAATGGACTAACTCCCAACAAGAAAGAGCTGAAATACTTTTTAAAACTTATCCAGATATAGAAAAGGCATACAATTTATGTCAAAACTTATCCTGGATTTACAATCAAACAAAAGATAAAACCGTTGCCTTAACTAGACTTGCTAAATGGGATGAAAATGTAAGACAAGCGAAGTTTAAAAGCTTTAATACCATTGCTAGAACAATGTCTATACATTATCAGAATATACTCAACTATTTTGACAATAGAAGTACAAATGCTTCTGCAGAATCGTTTAATGCTAAAATAAAAGCATTTAGAGCACAATTTAGAGGTGTTAGAAACATCAAATTTTTCCTTTTTAGACTCTCAAATATTTATGCCTAATTTCTAAATCCCACAACTTTTGGACTTGATCCCTTATTACGCTTTTAAAAATAAGAATTTAAACTAAAAAATGAAATTACCCAGGTTAGAGTTGAAAATAAAGAAACGTACAAACCCAACAACAATGAATCAATACAAAAAACGTGTAAAAAAAGAAAACCCTTTTAATCAAATGATTAAAAGGGTTTGCAGTTGGCCTACAAGGACTCGAACCTTGAATGTCGGTACCAAAAACCGGTGTGTTACCAATTACACCATAGGCCAATACTCTAATGCGGGTGCAAATTTAAACCTTTATTTAGAACCTGCAAACATTTTTTAATTTTTTTTACATTTAACAAACATTTATGATGAAATTTCTCCTTTTAAAAGTGAGACTCAACTAATTTAATTCATATTTATTAGTAAATTCGCCACACATTATTAAACAACTATGACATCAGCAAAATTTAAAAAATGGAACATCATCTTAGGATGGGCTACATTTGTAATTGCTTTAATTACTTACTACCTTACACTAGAACCAACAGTAAGCGCTTGGGATTGTGGAGAATACATTTCTACATCCGTTAAATTAGAAGTTGGTCATCCGCCAGGAGCACCTTTATTTCAAATGTTAGGGGCATTTTTTGCCATGTTTACTTCAGATGTTACTCATATTGCTAAAATGGTAAACTTTATGTCTGCACTGGCAAGTGCGTTCACTATTTTATTTATGTTTTGGACAATTTCTAATTTAGCACTAAAACTTGCTTTAAAAACAAGTGAAGCTTCCGAAGGAAAATACATTGCAATTTTAGGAAGTTCAATAGTAGGTGCTTTAGCCTATAATTTTTCAGATAGTTTTTGGTTTAGTGCCGTAGAAGGAGAAGTATACGCAATGTCATCTTTTTTAATGGCTTTATTATTCTGGTTAGGTTTAAAGTGGGAAAGCGAACTACACACAGCTAGAGGAAACAAATGGTTAATTCTTATCAGTTTTGTGGTAGGGTTATCTTTTGGGGTACATATTCTTTCTTTATTAGTTATTCCTGCAATTGTAATGCTGTATTTCTTTAAGACGTATAAAAACATCAACATAAAAACAACTGCAATTGCAACCGTAATTTCTGTACTTGCTTTAATGTTTGTTTTTAAATTCTTATTTCCGTTTACATTAAAATTCTTTAGTGCTTCTGAGTTATTTTTTATAAATACCATAGGAATGCCTTATAACTCTGGAAGTATTATTGCAGCGATTATTTTAGTTGTTTTATTTTACCTAGGGTTAAAATATACTCGTAAGAAAAATAAAATTCATGCAAATACACTAGTTCTTTCTGTAATGTTTATTATGATAGGTTTTTCTTCTTGGATGATGTTACCAATTAGAGCAAACGCCAACACTACTATTAACGAGAACAACCCTTCTAGTGCACGTGAATTATTAGCATATTACGATCGTGAACAATATGGTGATGCAAATGTTTTTTACGACACTTATTACTCAAACTCTTACGACAGAGAACAAGATGCTAAGAACCCTTACAAGGATGATAAGCCAAAATATGAGAAATTAAATGGAAAATACGAGATTGTAAATAACTACGAAGGAGTTGTACCAAACTGGTCTGACAAACACAAAGGTTTTATACCAAGAATGGTAAACCCTGCTTCAGAAAAAATGTATAAATCTATTGCAGGTATTCCACAAAACAGTAAACGTAAACCTACATTTGCAGAGAATATGAAGTTTATGATGAGCTATCAGTTTGGCTATATGTACGGACGATATTTTATGTGGAATTTTGTTGGTAGACAAAACGATATTCAAGGAAACTTAGATGTTTTTAACGGAAACTGGATTAGCGGAATTAATACAATAGATGAAATGAGATTAGGTTCTCAAAAGAACTTACCTTCTCAGGTTTTAGAAAATAAAGGAAGAAATAAATACTACTTTTTACCGTTAATCTTAGGTATTATTGGTTTATTATATCAAATTAAATGGGATAAAGAAAATTTCTTTACACTCCTTTTATTCTTTGCCTTTACAGGGTTTGCTATAATTTTTTACACAAATCCAAAACCTTTTGAACCCAGAGAAAGAGATTATGCGGTTGTAGGTAGTTTTTACATTTTTGCTATCTGGATTGGCTTTGGTGTACTTGCACTATATGAATATCTAAAGAATTTTGGAAATAAAAAAACAATTGCAATTGCAGTTTCTTTAGTTTCTCTTTTAGCAGTACCAACTTTAATGGCTTCTCAAAACTGGGATGATCATGATCGTTCTAACAGATATACAACGCACTTAAATGCACAAGCATATTTAGAAAGTTGTGATGAGAACGCAATTATGTTTACCATTGGAGATAATGATACCTTCCCGCTTTGGTATATGCAAGAAGTAGAAGGCATTAGAACAGATGTAAAATTAGTAAACACTTCTTTATTTGCGACTGCTTGGTATATAGACCAAATGAAACGAGCTACTTATAAAGCAGCTCCTATTCCGTCTCAATTAGAACATGATCAGTATAAATACGGAACTTTAGATGTTGCCTATTCTATGGATCATCCGCGTTTTAAAGATTCTATTATGACTATTAAAAACTTTATGCGTTGGATTGCTTCAGATAGTGATGCAACTTATGTAGAAACAGAAAATGGTCAGAAAGAAAAGTATTATCCTACTAATAAAATTAGAATTCCTGTTAACAAACAAAAAGTATTAGAAAACGGAATTGTAGCCCAAAAAGATGCTGATAAGATTCTGCCTTACATAGACATAACTATTGATGATAGAGCTTTATTTAAGAATAGAATTTTAATGTTAGATATTCTTGCCAATAACAATTGGGAAAGACCAATTTACTTTACAGGTGGCGCAAATGCCGCAGAAGAATACCTTTGGTTAAAAGATTATTTACAATTAGATGGTTTGGCCTATAAATTAGTACCTATTAAAACTCCGATGGCTAAAAAGAGCCCACTTGATATGGGTAGAATTGACACCGAAAAGATGTACACCAATATTCAGAAATGGGATTGGAGAAACATTAACGACGGAAAAATTTATTTAGACGAACAAACCAAAAGAAATTCAATTTCTATGCGTAATAGCTTATTGCGTTTATCTGAAGCTTTTGAAAAAGAAGGAGATACCGCAAAAGCATTAGAACTCTTAGACTTGTCATTAGATAAAATGCCAATTGAAGACTTTGATCATTATAGCCTATCTATGGGGTACCCAGAGTCTTATTATAGATTAAGAGACACTAAAAAGGCAAGAGAAACAGCTAGAACATTGATAGACTTATTTAAAGAAAAATTAATTTGGTTAAGCACATTTTCTACAGAAGATACTCAATTAATTTTTGATGACATAGATACTACGCTTTACATGTACAGAAACATTATTACACAAACAGAAGAAGGCGAAGTTGATAAAGAATATTTAGAGGCATTACAAAATGAATTTATAAATATTGTAAAACTATTTGATCATCTAATTCCGGATGAAGAATAACACCTTTTAAATGAAAAGTTATTTCCCCAGAACGCCACGTTTTATTATGAGATTTTTCTCTAAATATACGTGGCGTTTTCTTTCTGATAAAAAAGAAATTTTTCTCACTTTTGATGACGGACCTACGCATGAAATTACCCAATTTGTTTTAGCCGAATTAAAAAAACACCAAGCAAAAGCAACTTTTTTTTGTATTGGAAAAAACATACAAAATCACCCAGAAATTTTTAGTAAAATTATTACTGATGGACATAGCATTGGTAACCATACCCAAAACCATTTAAATGGTTGGAAAACTGGTAATACAACTTATATTGATAATGTTTTAGAATGCGAAAACAACCTGCAAGTTTTTAAGAACCATGTACATTTAAATACCGCAGAAACATCTAAAGACACCTACAAGGTTATAGAAACCTTGCAGGATAAAGCAAAACTATTTAGACCCCCATACGGTAAGGTTAAAAAATTACAAGCACAAGAATTGATTAAAAAAGGCTACCAAATTATTATGTGGAGTGTTTTATCTGCAGATTTTGATACCTCTATTTCTAATGAAAAGTGTTTAGAGAATGTTTTAAAAAACACGGGATCAGGAAGTATTATTGTTTTTCATGATAGCGTAAAAGCAGCTAAAAGAATGAAATATGCCTTACCAAAAGTGTTGCAGCATTTTTCTGATAAAGGGTTTGTTTTTAAAGCAATATAAAAACGACCAAATGTCATTTCGAAATGGGCTTTTTAGCGATTGAGAAATCTAAGAGTCTATTTTATTAACCGTACAACACCTCTCTAAAAATTTTATGAAAAATAAAATTCACTTGACATGACATTTCGTAAAATTGTATACTTAACTCTTTATTTAAACTACATAGAAAACAAAGTATATTTGGCTTTAAAAGAAGTACGTAAAACTACCAATGTCATTTCTAAATGAGCTTTTTAGCGGTTAAGAAATCTTATAACAGTAAGAATAGCAAAACTGAATGTAATCAATTTTGTTTGTAATTTTATGAAGAAATAATGCCTTGCTCTTCATAAATTAGAGATTGCTTCGTACCTCGCAATGACAAAAAGTTAACAAACAAATTCTAACCCTCATAGAACCTTTCTACAAGCTCAAGACAGTCTCATTGTTTGAGCTCTTTTTTAGAATAAAAAAGCGAGAAGTGGAAACAGGAAATAGCTTCTAAAAAAATTAAAGATATTTTAGTACTAAACCTACTAAAGTTTTTGAGTCTTGTAAACCTGCTTGACGCCATTTCATTTCGCCATTTTTATAAATCATAAAAGTTGAGCCTCCTTTAATGAGTAAAGCATCTGCAAGATTTTCGTTATTAGCAACATCTATCTTAATTACCTTTGCCTTGCTTCCTATAGCTGCAACAACATACCTTAAGGTACTTACTGCAGTGTCAGAATCATTTCTGTCTGTATAAAAGTTAATTAAAACAGGTTTTTCAGTATTTATTAACTCCCCAAATCTAGTCATAGTATAAGTTTTAAATGAGGGATAATCTGCAAACAATTTTTGTTACAAAGTGCAAAGATATAAAAAAGTTTTTAAACTAACTGATTATCAGGCTTTCTTCAATTCTATCACCGTAATTTCTGGCCAAATACCAACTCTACCCGGAAATGCATGGTATCCAAAACCTCTGTTTACATTAATAAATCTACCTGCTTCTTCATACAAACCTGCCCATTGTTTATAGACAAACTGAGAAGGACTCCATTTTAACCAACCCGGAATTTCTATACCCACCTGCAAGCCATGTGTATGCCCACTTAAGGTAAGTTGATAATTAAAAGGGTCTTCTTTTACTTTATGTTCCCAATGACTTGGATCGTGACTCATTAATATTTTAAAATCTTCTTTTTTAATGTTTACCGATGCTTTTTGTAAATCTCCCTTTTTCTGAAAACCACCTTTCCCCCAGTTTTCTACACCAACTAATGCAATTTTTTGCCCGTCTTTTTCTAAATATCTATTTTCATTACACAACAAATCGAATCCAATTTTTTTATGAATGTCTTTTACTTTTTGAAAGTTATCTATTTTGTCTTGTGGCTTATCCCAATCTATATAATCTCCATAATCGTGATTACCAAGAATAGAATACTTACCGTCTTTTGCTTCTAATTTATCAAAAACATCCATCCAATTATCCATTTCGTCCGATTTATTATTCACAATATCACCCGTAAACAACATTACATCCGATTTTTGTTGATTTATTAAATCTACACCATATTGTATTTTTTCTCTGTTTGTAAAACTCCCAGAATGAATATCTGAAATTTGAGTAATGGTATATCCATCGAAAGTATCTGGTAGATCTTTAAAACTTAATTGGTATTTTAAAACTTTGTAATTGTATTTCCCTTGAATAATTCCGTAGATAAATGCTGCAAATGGAATTGCTGCCAAACCTAAAGCAATTTGAGAAATAAACTTTCTTCTACCTGCAAGTTCATTTGTTTCTCCGTTTGAAACGGCAGAAAACAATTTTAAAACCCAGCGATATGCATCTTCACCAAACATTATTATTAAGATGACTAATTTTGGTATTAAGACCGTTAACATTATACCCATTGCCATTTGAAACTGTGGAGTTTGACCTTCAGTTCTATCGTAGGTAATTGATACATAAAAGAAATTTATATA
Protein-coding regions in this window:
- the xylE gene encoding D-xylose transporter XylE, coding for MVKSTNSGYLIKLTLVATLGGLLFGYDTGVISGTVGSLDSFFVIPKGLSETAASAFKGFLVSSALIGCIIGGIFGGLVSKKLGRKKGLILAAILFLISALGSAMPEMFIGTLGELDHTYSTIFIVYRIIGGIGVGLASMLSPLYIAEIAPAKSRGKLVSFNQLAIVGGFMVVYFVNYFISRGGGSDAWLNEVGWRWMFASEVIPAGLFLGLLFFVPDTPRSLVLRNKPTEALDVLIKVNGKEEGNRVFAEIQDSMNEKTSGNLLSFGWLVIIIGVLLSIFQQFVGINVVLYYAPEIFKTISSGTDSALLMTIIVGVVNFLFTIVAVKTVDKYGRKPLMIIGAAGMAVAMVSLGFVFYLGATGYFALFCMMLYVASFAMSWGPVTWVLLAEIFPNKIRGKALAIAVGAQWISNYLVSLTFPMMNDNSYLTGLFNHGFAYWVYGIMSVLAMLFIMKYIPETKGKTLEEMEKLWKK
- the xylA gene encoding xylose isomerase — protein: MANKEYFKGINKIQFEGKESDNPLAFKYYNPNQMVAGKTMSEWFKFSIAYWHTFCGQGGDPFGPGTQNFPWDQSTDPIQAAKDKADAAFEFINKIGFDYFCFHDYDLVQEAGTFAESEKRLDTITDYIKGKQAESGVKLLWGTANCFSNPRYMNGAATNPDFNVLARAGGQVKLALDATIKLGGENYVFWGGREGYMSLLNTDMGREIDHMGQFLTVARDYARAQGFKGTFFIEPKPMEPTKHQYDFDSATAIGFLKEYGLDQDFKLNIEVNHATLAQHTMQHEMAVAAKAGMLGSIDANRGDYQNGWDTDQFPNNIQEATEAMLVLIEAGGLQGGGVNFDAKIRRNSTDMDDVFHAHIGGADTFARALLTADKILTSSAYNSLREKRYNSFDAGKGKDFEAGKLDLKDLYNIAHENGELTLQSGKQELFENIINQYI
- a CDS encoding xylulokinase encodes the protein MYYLGLDIGSSSIKAALVEVETGKSLGVVQEPKEEMGMFAQKNGWAEQKPNDWWLHICNAITKLKKEYNISRTQIKGIGISYQMHGLVLVDKKGNPLRKSIIWCDSRAVETGNTAFSEIGEEKCASHLLNSPANFTASKLKWVKDNEPDIYNQVHKFMLPGDYIAYKFSNKINTTISGLSEGIFWDFKNDTIADFLLEHYGIDKSLVPDIVDTFGVQSLVDEKGELESGLAAGTPIYYRAGDQPNNALSLNVFNPGEVGATGGTSGVVYAITDSLSAKESSRVNNFAHVNYQKGAAARIGKLLCINGAGIQYRWLLNNLAVDSYEEMNNLASEIPVGSDGVCLIPFGNGAERMLNNTEIGTRIVNMNLNNHHKGHMCRAALEGIAFSFVYGMEILKSDGIKPSVIRAGNDNLFRSDIFANTVATLIEQEIEIFNTTGAIGAARAANLHKGDFESFGKIIMDNDHVMTFMPFKDKEPYLEAYKNWKKELELVLKNQ
- a CDS encoding transposase produces the protein MDTSIELIKLLLPEILVNYFKLTKHEVKNEELHFYFTELNTIPEEFKTLKLSSKGFFPEATIQDFPIRGKNVFLHVIRRRWIDDNSKKLVIRDWQLVAKGTRITSEFAAFLKQISL
- a CDS encoding transposase; its protein translation is MLFPENTGSYLSIDETAFSNGDLYTIVTNKNANGKKGALLAMIKGTKAEDVIRILNKISLKQRKKVKEVTLDMAANMGLIVKKSFPKAVLVIDRFHVQKLALDALQEIRIKHRWEAIDKDNDAIENARNNSLKYVPKLLPNGDTLKQLLARSRYLLYKSSNKWTNSQQERAEILFKTYPDIEKAYNLCQNLSWIYNQTKDKTVALTRLAKWDENVRQAKFKSFNTIARTMSIHYQNILNYFDNRSTNASAESFNAKIKAFRAQFRGVRNIKFFLFRLSNIYA
- a CDS encoding DUF2723 domain-containing protein, with the translated sequence MTSAKFKKWNIILGWATFVIALITYYLTLEPTVSAWDCGEYISTSVKLEVGHPPGAPLFQMLGAFFAMFTSDVTHIAKMVNFMSALASAFTILFMFWTISNLALKLALKTSEASEGKYIAILGSSIVGALAYNFSDSFWFSAVEGEVYAMSSFLMALLFWLGLKWESELHTARGNKWLILISFVVGLSFGVHILSLLVIPAIVMLYFFKTYKNINIKTTAIATVISVLALMFVFKFLFPFTLKFFSASELFFINTIGMPYNSGSIIAAIILVVLFYLGLKYTRKKNKIHANTLVLSVMFIMIGFSSWMMLPIRANANTTINENNPSSARELLAYYDREQYGDANVFYDTYYSNSYDREQDAKNPYKDDKPKYEKLNGKYEIVNNYEGVVPNWSDKHKGFIPRMVNPASEKMYKSIAGIPQNSKRKPTFAENMKFMMSYQFGYMYGRYFMWNFVGRQNDIQGNLDVFNGNWISGINTIDEMRLGSQKNLPSQVLENKGRNKYYFLPLILGIIGLLYQIKWDKENFFTLLLFFAFTGFAIIFYTNPKPFEPRERDYAVVGSFYIFAIWIGFGVLALYEYLKNFGNKKTIAIAVSLVSLLAVPTLMASQNWDDHDRSNRYTTHLNAQAYLESCDENAIMFTIGDNDTFPLWYMQEVEGIRTDVKLVNTSLFATAWYIDQMKRATYKAAPIPSQLEHDQYKYGTLDVAYSMDHPRFKDSIMTIKNFMRWIASDSDATYVETENGQKEKYYPTNKIRIPVNKQKVLENGIVAQKDADKILPYIDITIDDRALFKNRILMLDILANNNWERPIYFTGGANAAEEYLWLKDYLQLDGLAYKLVPIKTPMAKKSPLDMGRIDTEKMYTNIQKWDWRNINDGKIYLDEQTKRNSISMRNSLLRLSEAFEKEGDTAKALELLDLSLDKMPIEDFDHYSLSMGYPESYYRLRDTKKARETARTLIDLFKEKLIWLSTFSTEDTQLIFDDIDTTLYMYRNIITQTEEGEVDKEYLEALQNEFINIVKLFDHLIPDEE
- a CDS encoding polysaccharide deacetylase family protein; amino-acid sequence: MKSYFPRTPRFIMRFFSKYTWRFLSDKKEIFLTFDDGPTHEITQFVLAELKKHQAKATFFCIGKNIQNHPEIFSKIITDGHSIGNHTQNHLNGWKTGNTTYIDNVLECENNLQVFKNHVHLNTAETSKDTYKVIETLQDKAKLFRPPYGKVKKLQAQELIKKGYQIIMWSVLSADFDTSISNEKCLENVLKNTGSGSIIVFHDSVKAAKRMKYALPKVLQHFSDKGFVFKAI
- a CDS encoding co-chaperone YbbN; translation: MTRFGELINTEKPVLINFYTDRNDSDTAVSTLRYVVAAIGSKAKVIKIDVANNENLADALLIKGGSTFMIYKNGEMKWRQAGLQDSKTLVGLVLKYL